Proteins encoded by one window of Thermobaculum terrenum ATCC BAA-798:
- a CDS encoding aminotransferase class I/II-fold pyridoxal phosphate-dependent enzyme, with product MATVDHRSVSRFLSERARRIPPSGIRRFFDLISGVEGVISLGVGEPDFVTPDPIREAGIRSIREGHTSYTSNYGLLELRELLSEHLAARYGVRYDPHSEILITVGVSEALDIACRAVLGRGDRILVPDPSYVAYVPAVVMADAEPVMVPLSQRYEFEMRVEFLEPLLSPEVKALLLAYPNNPTGAVMPRHELEKLAAFAEEHDLLVISDEIYDRLTYGVEHTCFPSMPGMRERTILLGGFSKSYAMTGWRVGYVCAPADLIEAMMKIHQYTIMSAPTAAQYAAIEALKSGEPYVQQMRAEYDRRRKVMVSSLNEIGLPTFEPKGAFYVFPDITPTGLSSIEFVEQLLLQQKVVAVPGDVFGPSGEGHVRMCYATSMEQIEEALERINRFVHRL from the coding sequence ATGGCTACTGTGGATCATCGTAGTGTAAGCAGGTTCCTTTCGGAGAGGGCCAGAAGGATCCCCCCTTCCGGCATCAGGAGGTTCTTCGACCTGATATCTGGAGTCGAAGGAGTCATATCCCTGGGCGTAGGAGAGCCCGACTTCGTCACCCCAGACCCCATACGCGAGGCTGGAATCAGAAGCATAAGAGAGGGACACACCTCTTATACTTCTAATTACGGCCTTCTCGAGCTTCGGGAGCTCCTCTCGGAACATCTGGCAGCCAGATATGGCGTGAGGTACGACCCCCACTCGGAGATCCTCATAACAGTTGGAGTGTCTGAGGCGCTCGATATTGCCTGCCGAGCGGTCCTCGGGCGGGGCGACAGGATACTCGTGCCCGATCCCTCCTATGTGGCCTATGTGCCCGCGGTCGTCATGGCCGATGCCGAGCCTGTCATGGTCCCTCTTTCCCAGCGCTACGAGTTCGAGATGCGCGTGGAGTTCCTCGAGCCGCTCCTGTCCCCAGAGGTGAAGGCCTTGCTGCTTGCCTATCCCAACAACCCCACCGGTGCGGTTATGCCGAGGCACGAGCTGGAGAAGCTGGCAGCCTTTGCCGAGGAGCACGATCTCCTCGTCATCTCCGACGAGATCTACGACAGGCTCACCTACGGAGTCGAGCACACCTGCTTCCCATCCATGCCCGGTATGAGGGAGAGAACCATACTCCTGGGCGGCTTCTCCAAGTCGTACGCCATGACCGGATGGCGGGTGGGGTACGTCTGCGCACCGGCTGACCTGATAGAGGCCATGATGAAGATCCACCAGTACACCATCATGAGCGCCCCTACCGCCGCCCAGTACGCAGCGATAGAGGCTCTGAAGTCTGGTGAACCCTACGTACAGCAGATGAGGGCCGAGTACGATCGCAGGCGGAAGGTGATGGTCTCCTCCCTCAACGAGATAGGGCTGCCCACCTTTGAGCCTAAGGGAGCCTTCTATGTGTTCCCGGATATCACCCCCACAGGCCTGTCCTCCATAGAGTTCGTGGAGCAACTCCTGCTACAGCAGAAGGTAGTTGCTGTGCCAGGGGATGTCTTTGGCCCCTCGGGGGAGGGGCACGTGCGCATGTGCTACGCCACATCCATGGAGCAGATAGAAGAGGCTCTGGAGAGGATCAACAGATTCGTGCACAGGCTATAG
- a CDS encoding nucleotide exchange factor GrpE: MTQEARNEQEMENTQPVEPELEKAQADNEPMEMTEPVVEEIEAAEASAQADLEQQLQQEREKAQGLLDELKRERASFINYRRRIEQEKESWSREATASLIYNLLSVLDDFERAKKAIPEEFKGSPWVEGLLLVERKLFSTLELAGLKPIEAVGKPFDPNIHEAVSTEPVEGVEHGTVVEEYRKGYMLGDRVLRPSMVKVAQ, encoded by the coding sequence ATGACCCAGGAAGCAAGAAACGAGCAGGAGATGGAGAACACTCAGCCTGTGGAGCCGGAGCTGGAGAAGGCTCAGGCGGACAACGAGCCCATGGAGATGACTGAGCCCGTGGTCGAGGAGATCGAGGCTGCCGAGGCCTCAGCCCAGGCTGATCTCGAGCAGCAGCTCCAGCAGGAGCGGGAGAAGGCTCAGGGGCTGCTGGACGAGCTCAAGCGGGAGAGAGCGTCCTTCATCAACTACAGGAGAAGGATAGAGCAGGAGAAGGAGTCGTGGTCCAGGGAGGCCACGGCGTCGCTGATCTACAACCTGCTGTCGGTGCTGGACGATTTCGAGAGAGCGAAGAAGGCTATCCCGGAAGAGTTCAAGGGCAGTCCCTGGGTAGAGGGGTTGCTGCTGGTCGAGCGCAAGCTGTTCTCTACGCTCGAGCTGGCAGGGCTCAAACCGATAGAGGCAGTGGGGAAGCCTTTTGATCCCAACATCCACGAGGCTGTATCTACCGAGCCTGTGGAGGGGGTTGAGCACGGAACCGTAGTAGAAGAATATCGCAAGGGCTACATGCTTGGAGACAGGGTGCTGCGGCCAAGCATGGTCAAAGTAGCACAGTAG
- the hrcA gene encoding heat-inducible transcriptional repressor HrcA, giving the protein MRDLNLSERARLVLKLVIEEYIATAKPVASATLRDKYGLGVSSATLRNEMAELEKMGYLTHLHTSGGRVPSEAGYRLYVENLMDNLGLSPADLRRVEHQFHQIERVRDIERWAELAASVLAQLANNAALVTTPQSENLRLKRIHLIQLHDRSALVIAVMDDGTVRQSVYEMPYEASQEELDSIAAALNAEFAGEVTSRLVRRARDLPAPVSDIVRAVIDVVSQASGIGEVHQVGLTQMLAQPEFQSSERARPVIEMIEGGSLLRILSERVARWPGVHVIIGSEIPIPEMQNCAIVTATYRAAGGSQGLLTVVGPMRMRYKRTISSVYYLSNLLSELLSDKYLES; this is encoded by the coding sequence ATGAGAGACCTGAACCTTTCCGAGCGAGCCAGGCTGGTGCTCAAGCTGGTGATAGAGGAGTACATAGCTACAGCCAAGCCTGTGGCGTCCGCGACGCTGCGGGACAAGTACGGCTTGGGTGTGAGCTCTGCTACCCTGCGCAACGAGATGGCGGAGCTGGAGAAGATGGGTTATTTGACCCACCTGCACACCAGCGGTGGGCGTGTGCCTTCCGAGGCCGGCTACCGGCTATATGTGGAAAACCTGATGGACAACCTGGGTCTCAGCCCGGCGGATCTGAGGCGTGTGGAGCACCAGTTCCACCAGATAGAGAGGGTAAGAGACATCGAGAGGTGGGCGGAGCTGGCGGCTTCGGTGCTGGCGCAGCTGGCAAATAATGCTGCGCTGGTCACTACCCCGCAGTCGGAAAACCTGCGACTGAAACGGATACACCTCATACAGCTGCATGACAGGTCCGCCCTGGTGATAGCTGTGATGGACGATGGTACGGTGAGGCAGTCGGTGTACGAGATGCCCTATGAGGCTTCTCAGGAGGAGCTGGACAGCATCGCTGCGGCTCTGAACGCCGAGTTCGCTGGTGAGGTGACCTCCAGGCTGGTTCGCAGGGCCAGGGACCTGCCTGCTCCGGTCAGCGATATCGTAAGGGCAGTGATAGACGTGGTGTCGCAGGCATCGGGGATCGGAGAGGTCCATCAGGTGGGGCTGACGCAGATGCTGGCGCAGCCCGAGTTCCAGAGCAGCGAGCGCGCACGCCCGGTGATAGAAATGATCGAGGGTGGCAGCTTGTTAAGAATATTATCGGAGAGGGTCGCCAGGTGGCCTGGCGTCCACGTGATCATAGGGTCGGAGATCCCGATCCCCGAGATGCAGAACTGTGCGATAGTCACGGCCACCTACAGAGCTGCGGGTGGCAGCCAGGGGTTGCTGACGGTAGTGGGCCCGATGAGGATGCGCTACAAGCGCACGATATCTTCGGTCTACTACCTGTCGAACCTGCTGAGCGAGCTGCTCTCTGACAAATACCTTGAGAGCTAG
- a CDS encoding DUF503 domain-containing protein translates to MAAVIAACRLVLHLPESQSLKDKRQVLRSLQSRLTDAYSVSVAETGSQDKWQSAELLVAYASSDSRHADEVLAKVIAFVESYHLPVELLDAETELIHAF, encoded by the coding sequence ATGGCGGCTGTGATTGCTGCTTGCAGGCTGGTGCTTCATCTGCCTGAAAGCCAGTCCCTAAAAGATAAGCGCCAGGTTTTGAGGTCTCTGCAGAGCCGGCTCACCGATGCATACAGCGTATCCGTTGCCGAGACTGGCTCGCAGGACAAGTGGCAGTCCGCTGAACTGCTGGTAGCTTACGCCTCCAGCGACTCGCGCCACGCAGATGAGGTGCTGGCCAAGGTAATAGCATTTGTTGAGAGCTATCACCTCCCCGTCGAGCTGCTCGATGCGGAAACAGAGCTGATTCATGCTTTCTAG
- a CDS encoding universal stress protein, translating into MAEAQFPRTLLLATDGLQDSALALDAALDLASRAGADLHVVHVWQAPPPFAPVGMVPVVVEDQSSEVESAARNLLEKEVEKVRSRGVTSVHPHLLSGRPAEEILSVARQIEADLIIIGSRGKSGLERLMMGSTSEEVVHHAHVPVLVLRGGADVWPPHKVVVGDDFSEEAERAAEIAAAIAKLLGCGLELITAYPTPVHPRRHPEVLSELLQSLQESSSQRSENLRGKFQVEVKPVVEAGDPAEVLLRHSDRDGEPTLVVVGARGLGAVQRMLLGSVSTKILRTSRNPVLVCPRPR; encoded by the coding sequence ATGGCTGAGGCTCAGTTCCCCAGAACCCTGCTTTTGGCTACCGACGGGCTACAGGACTCCGCCCTGGCCCTCGATGCTGCCTTGGATCTGGCGTCCAGGGCCGGTGCCGATCTGCACGTGGTGCATGTGTGGCAGGCACCGCCACCTTTTGCCCCAGTCGGTATGGTGCCCGTGGTGGTGGAAGACCAATCCTCAGAGGTTGAGAGTGCCGCCAGAAACCTGCTGGAGAAAGAGGTAGAGAAGGTCCGATCCAGGGGTGTCACAAGTGTCCACCCCCACCTGCTGTCAGGGCGTCCCGCTGAAGAGATACTGTCGGTTGCCAGGCAGATAGAGGCCGACCTGATAATCATCGGCAGCAGGGGTAAATCCGGCCTTGAGCGACTCATGATGGGTAGCACCTCTGAAGAGGTGGTACACCATGCCCACGTACCGGTGCTCGTGCTGAGAGGTGGGGCGGATGTCTGGCCACCTCACAAGGTGGTCGTGGGCGACGATTTCTCGGAAGAAGCTGAGCGAGCTGCAGAGATCGCCGCAGCCATCGCCAAGCTACTGGGTTGCGGTCTGGAACTGATCACCGCCTATCCTACACCTGTGCACCCAAGAAGACATCCTGAGGTGCTTTCGGAGCTGCTGCAGTCCCTGCAGGAAAGCTCCTCCCAGCGATCCGAGAACCTGAGGGGCAAGTTTCAGGTCGAGGTCAAGCCCGTAGTAGAGGCTGGAGATCCTGCAGAGGTCCTGCTCCGCCACTCAGACCGAGATGGAGAGCCGACTCTGGTGGTGGTAGGAGCGCGTGGACTGGGAGCTGTGCAGCGCATGCTGCTCGGGAGCGTATCTACAAAGATCCTCAGGACCTCGCGGAATCCTGTGCTGGTGTGCCCACGCCCCAGATAG
- a CDS encoding Franean1_4349 family RiPP, with the protein MSRPELERVIVEAISKEDFLQLLVDSPYDALASYDLDPREVGALIAASEPDLLALGVDPQLVRKYVNIFHISRGGGG; encoded by the coding sequence ATGTCGAGACCTGAGCTGGAAAGAGTCATCGTTGAGGCCATATCAAAAGAGGATTTCCTGCAGCTGCTGGTGGATTCCCCTTACGACGCGCTGGCCTCCTATGATCTCGACCCCCGCGAGGTAGGAGCCCTGATAGCCGCCAGCGAACCTGACCTGCTGGCGCTTGGGGTGGATCCCCAACTTGTCAGAAAGTATGTAAATATTTTCCATATTTCCAGAGGCGGTGGCGGTTGA